The Elgaria multicarinata webbii isolate HBS135686 ecotype San Diego chromosome 4, rElgMul1.1.pri, whole genome shotgun sequence genome contains a region encoding:
- the KCNK12 gene encoding potassium channel subfamily K member 12, which produces MRYPHIPKLTRSSGFGMSTPATVAGKAFLIVYGLFGCAGTILFFNLFLERIISLLALVMKACHERQLRRSGLLPPTCRRGSAISDVDSLIGWKPSVYHVMLILGIFAITLSCCASAMYTAVEGWNYIDSLYYCFVTFSTIGFGDLVSSQNAVYQNQGLYRFGNFMFILMGVCCIYSLFNVISIVIKQVLNWMLRKFRCRCCPDCNKPTSRLGRRNAITPGSRFRRHNFSMETDGQYDSDTDGRRLSGEMISMRDLTASNKVSLALLQKQLSETANGYPRNVCINTRQNGFSGGVGALAIMNNRLAETSDSR; this is translated from the exons ATGAGGTACCCTCACATCCCCAAATTGACAAGGAGCTCAG GTTTTGGGATGTCCACACCGgcaacagttgctgggaaagCCTTCCTTATCGTTTATGGCCTTTTTGGGTGTGCCGGAACCATCCTCTTCTTCAATCTCTTCTTGGAGCGAATCATCTCGCTTCTGGCTTTAGTCATGAAAGCTTGCCACGAGCGGCAACTACGGAGAAGTGGCCTTCTACCTCCGACGTGCCGAAGGGGCTCAGCCATCTCCGACGTTGACAGCCTGATTGGGTGGAAGCCGTCGGTTTATCACGTGATGCTGATTCTGGGAATCTTTGCCATTACTCTTTCTTGCTGTGCCTCAGCCATGTACACAGCCGTGGAAGGGTGGAATTACATCGACTCCTTGTACTACTGTTTCGTCACTTTCAGCACCATCGGGTTTGGCGATCTGGTGAGCAGTCAAAACGCCGTCTACCAAAATCAGGGATTATACAGATTTGGGAACTTCATGTTTATATTAATGGGGGTTTGCTGCATATACTCTCTTTTTAACGTCATCTCGATTGTAATCAAGCAGGTTTTAAATTGGATGCTCAGAAAGTTCCGATGTAGATGTTGTCCCGATTGCAATAAGCCCACTTCGCGCCTTGGGCGACGCAATGCCATCACGCCGGGATCTCGCTTCCGCAGGCACAACTTCTCTATGGAAACAGACGGACAGTACGACAGTGATACGGACGGGAGACGGCTTTCGGGCGAAATGATCTCCATGAGGGATCTTACAGCCTCCAACAAAGTCTCTCTGGCACTCCTGCAAAAGCAATTATCCGAGACGGCCAATGGTTATCCTCGGAATGTCTGCATTAACACTAGACAAAACGGCTTTTCAGGAGGAGTCGGCGCTCTAGCTATCATGAACAATAGACTGGCAGAGACAAGCGATTCTAGGTAG